The following DNA comes from Triticum aestivum cultivar Chinese Spring chromosome 3D, IWGSC CS RefSeq v2.1, whole genome shotgun sequence.
TCGAAATTCTAATTTGCTTTTTGAAATCCCAAACTTTTTtaaagaagcaaaaaacaaaaacagaaaaaaaaagatacGAAAAAAATAAGGGAGACCGGCCCCGCATCTGGGTCGGCCCAAGGTCACACATGGGGGAGCGAGAGGGTGCGCGCTAAATCTCAAAAAAAAGAGGGTGCGCGTTGCCCACTTTCCCACACGCTCGTCCGGCCGCAACGCCGGCGTCCGCAGGCGGCTGTAGTTCATGCACCAAGTCGGAGCATCATCACTCGCGTGAGATATGAGACACAGGAAACGCGGCAAGCCGGAGCAGGGATGCCGCCCAAGTTGCTACCTGCTACGGACTTGGTCAGTTTTCACTCTCGTCACTGGGGACGCCATGGGGTTCGTCCTCGTGCTccaggtgttcgatggaatgtgCCTGGGCGACAAAATGCACACATCTCtcatttatttttcccaaaaaatgGCGCGTGAAATACAGGATTGACACTAGGAACTGTAAGTCTAATTGGACTCGTTTACTACCTTTTCAGGTGTCCTGGGTTGACCAAACTCTGGCCGCAAAAGAGCTGCTGGGGATCAAGGTCTACCACAGACTCTGCCTTGATTAACCTTAAGAAGCAGGTTCGTACAAGCTCATACTATGATTTTGTTTCCTTACTTTACAATTCATCATATATGAAAAGGAGAAAAGGTGCATCAGTCTTATACAAGTAGGTTCGTACAAACTCATATCAATACATATGATAAACAAACACACTGACACAGCCCAGGCCACACATCATTTACTGGTAGAACGGAAACGATTGCAGTTCCAGCGTTTGGCCTGGAAAGCCACTGACAAAACAACAGCCACCGCAAAGCCAACTCCGAAACCGGATCCCACAAACACAAACAACACTATGGTTCCAACACTGTCTTGCGAAGACACCGATGAGTTGAGGGTTCCGGTACCTGAACTGTTGCACTGTTTGGACAGTGGCTTCCCACACAGTCCTTCATTGCCTTCGAATGAGCTGTTGGTGAACAGTGAGAACTGCTGCCCTTCTGGTATCATTCCGGTCAAATTGTTGTAGGAGAGATTCAACACGGCCAGATATGTTAGGCTGGTTTGATCCCTTGGGATCTCCCCCGAGAGCTTGTTCCGAGAGAGGTCCAGTGACTCAAGCTGTGCCAAGTCACCAAGCTTTGATAGGATTCTTCCAGTGAAGGCATTATGTGACATGTTCAGGCCATGTAGAGCAATAAGATTCCCAATTGAGTCTGGCATGGGACCATCAAATGTGTTGTTTGAGAAATCAAGCATCTTGAAAGTGGTCAGGATCTTGGTAAATGTAAGATCAATCCCTTTGAATGTGAGTCTCTCTTGGTAGTACTCCCCGGGAAATCTTGAGTCAAAGGCCAGAGCATTACCCTTCTCACTAGAGTTTTCTGTCATTCTTTGTAGCATGTCAAACCATTTTGAACTCAAGTTCCCAGAAAAGTTATTTGAGGCCAAATCAATAATCTGCAAAGCCGAGAAGCCCTTACTACTCGCATCACTTTCACCAGGGCCTCCTATTGAACCATATAATTGATTTGATCTCAAGATGAGAATTCGTAGATTAGACATCTCACCCAACCAAGATGGAAAAGTATCAAGAATTTGATTGCTACCAATGTCAAGAACCTCTAAGTTTCTGCAGTTACATAATGATCTTGGTATCTTCCCTTCAATTTGGTTGTTGTTCAAATCAATTGTCTGAAGCATACATCCTTCTCCAATATTTTCAGGTAGTATCCCATGCAAATGATTATCTCTCAATTTCAACATACCTAAGCTGCTACCTTCTATTAGATTCTGTAGTAGAGGAACAGAGTCTGCTAAAGCAATAGACCAAGTTGATCCACCGTTTACGATTTGCACATTATCAAGATAGAGATCCCTTAGATTGCAAAATTTGGATACGAATGTCTGAAAACTTGGATCTCGGAGATATAGATCATTGTGTGCATAACCAGGCCAGTCAGTATGAGAGGGAAGATCAAGTGTACGCAAATTTTGGAGGTGACCAATTCCAATGGGTATCTGACCAAACAACCTCGTATTAGAAAAATTGAGACTGAGGAGCTCGGTCAGCCGCTCAAACCCAAAACTATGAAGACTGGTCAGGCCAAAGTCATTACCAGAGAGGCTGAGATTTGTGAGAGAGGTGAGGTTGAATAGTGCTAGGCTGAGACCACTGGTGCTCTGCAGGTTACGATCACTGAGGTCCAAAGTGATCACCCGACCGGATGCCCTGTCACATCCAACACCCTCCCAGTGGCAACAGTCTGTGCCCTGTTGCCATGACGAGAGGTTGGGTTTGAGAAAGGAGTGCTTCAGCTGGAGCAGAGATGAAGCCTGATTAGGGAGGCACTGGACTGTGGTTCTATTGCCGCCGTTGGCAGCAATTTTGATGGAGCAGTAGCATGTGAGGAGTAGCAGGGTGAAGTGAAGCCGTGGGCTCCTGAAGCTCATCTTTCTACTGCTTGTCTACCTTATAGCTTCAAGCTGGTGCTTGGGGCAATATATAATACAGGGTAGATGTAGAGATCCCAATAGTACATGTCGCTCATTTATGTTCAATGCGGCATTTTTCTTGAAAGGGCTATTGTTGGTCAATGATGAAAGCGTGTGCAGTGTCATTATGTGGCCAATGTTATTTCCTGTGCAACACCGCAGCGCCTTTGATGTGCACACGACTGGTTGctgactaattcaaagttcaaaGAACAAATTGCTACCTCTCATGAGACAAGGTCCAGTTCCCCGTAGGCCCGTTGCAAGCTACGGTACTTAATGTAGTCAGTGTACTGCACGCAGGTGCTGTAGCGTGCCTCCTGTGGCAAGAATTTACAACAGGATAGCTACATGTTGCTtattccctccgtccaaaaatatttgtcatcaaaatggataaaaagtgatgtatctagaactaaaatacatctagatacatccccttttattcattttgatgacaagtatttccggacggagggagtatttgataagGAAGCTCTCCTCAAAAGCTGGAGTTGATTatattacctgaaatatagtgtgaGTTTTACGGGGTATATAAGTTGAGCCAACATTAGAAAAGGTTACTGATGTTTCTATTTTACTTCAGAGAAATACCTTGGGAACGTACATGTTCTGGAAAATTGCAGGTTACTCTTGACTCTGTAAGATAAGAGCTGGAGTTGAATAGGTTACTGGATATGGAGTCTGAGTTTTAGGGGATATAAGTTGAGCCAGCCAACATTAGGAAAGGCTACACATATTAAATATTAATTATAGCTGATTTGGAAACTGAAGGAAAAAAATATTGAGGCATCTATTTTAGCCATGTCACAGGTGACGCCCTCCCACACTGGCAGCAGTCTCTTCCAGCTTGCCAAGATGCCAGATTCGCATCGATGTCGATAAATGAGCGCTTTAGCTGGAGGAGGGAAGAAGCCTGATCTTGGAGGCAAGAAACAGTGGTGTTATGCTTGGCTGCAGTATCCAGTAGAAGTGGCACTAGCAGGAGTAGTAGGATCGTAGAGGCAAGATACTATCAACGGTTTAGGAGCATTAGCAGGAGCAGGATTAGTAGGACGTGGAGGGGTCACTGTTTAGTTGAGTAATTTTTCTACTGTCTTGCTGCTTCCTCAATGGTGCACAAGGCATGGCAGTTTATGTTTAACTGTATTGTATAGATTTTCTTGAAAAAGGTATTGTACAGATTTTCCTTGAAAAAGGTATTGTACAGATTTTCCATCACCACAGAAGAAGGTGATGGAGAATGTATTTACACTTCTAAGGCTGCAAGTGCAACAGATCACGGTAGATTGCGGACTATAGTGACGTTCGTGTTGCTGTCCTAGATAGATTCAGCATATCAAGTGTTGGTTGCTGTGTGGTGTTTTACTGCCTCAGTGGATTTTTTATAGAAGTGGAATTTCTTTTGTGGTTGTGGTTGGCGTACATCCTTGTGCACTGCGGACTCAGGTCCACGAACATTGCTGTTCTAATTTTTGGGGGTAGTTCTTTCAAGGAAAACATAAAAGGTTAAGATAACAAGCACCCATGTATATATGTCAGGTGTGCTTGTGTCTCCACTGAGAGTGATGTTATCAGATGGGGTTTGGGTCCTAAGCATGTATATACGACCAAATCCATGTATACATATCTTGAAAGAAACATCTCAGGTTGCAACTACCGGTGGATCTGGAAAGCCCGTATTCCTTTGAAAATTTAGATTTCCATGTGGCAATTGTCGCAGGATGCGGTGCTAACTAGGGACATGATGAAACATCGTGGGTGGAAAGGGGAACCAAAGTGCTCGTTCTGCGGGGAAAGGGAGACTTCCCAACACCTATTTTTCACGTGCCCTGTTGCGAGAGTTACCTGGAGAGTGGTGGGGTGCATGCTGGGCACTGAACAGTGCCCTAACAATTTGTGGCAGGCTTATGTTTGGTGTCATGTGTTTTTACCGGGGGAGATGTCTTTTATACGGCTGGCATTGCGGCCATTTGCTGGGCTATCTGGACCCGTCGTAACAGAGTTATTTTTGAACATATTCCTCTCAAATCTCCGTTTGAATGCATCTTCTCTGCTTGTGCGCTGTTGTGTTACTGGGCAGGtctgatgaagcaagaggacgcgatGACACTGAGAACTGGAGGGGAAAAGCTGAAAGAGAATACTTCTCGTCTGATGAGGATCTGCGCGACGGCTTATCAAGAAGAAGGAGCTCGTTGAGGAGGGGGTGATCGTGATCTTGTCTTTTACTTTGCTGGAATAGTTGCCTCCTGCGTGAGGTTGGTTCGGGCCTGTTGCTCTGGTTGGAGCCTATCGTTTGTTTTGGTCTGGTTGTAGACGGTGTTTGATCTGGTTAGGGCTTGGATTATATAGTGTCGTCGGGTTTTCGCCCCACAGTGAGTAATCTCGATGACGAGTGCTCATGGTGGGTTTTCCGGCGATGCTTGAACCCGCTTTCCTCTTTCCCGCCTTATTTTCTGGACAATGGTTGTATTTCCGTTATGTCGCAGTAATGGAAAGGGGTAATGCCTGGTTAAAAAAAAAAGCACCCATGTATAAACACATGCTTTACAACTTCAAGCTAGTGCTCAAGGAATATATATTACAGGGTAGAATCGTACAAGTAGAAATTTCAGCAGTGCATTTTGCTCGTTCCTAGCAGTACCAGTTTTTTTTGCGGGCCCTAGCAGTACAAGTTTAACTGTTGTTAGTCCAAGATGAAAGCATGTGTAGAGTCATCATGTGGCCAGTGTTATTTCCTGTGCAATACGGCAGTGTCTTTGATGTGCACACGACTGGTTGCTGACTAATTGAAAGGTTACGTAACGGTTTGTTACCTTTCATGAGTCAAGGTCCACTTGCATGTAGGCCCGTTGCAAGCTACTGTAGTTAATGTAGTCATTGTACAAGAGTGTCGTAACGTGTCTCCCAGTGGCAAGAATCTACAGCAGGAGAGCTACATTATTAACTTGATTAGAAGCTCTCCTCCAAAGCTGGAGTTGATTATATTACTTGAAATATAGTCTGAGTTTTAGGGGATGACAACATTAGGAAAGGTTACACATATTAATTATAGCTGATTTGAAGACTAAATGGAGAAGAATACTAATGTTTCTATTTTACTTGAGAGAAATACCTTGGGTACCTACTTGAGAGAAAAGGTTACCCTTTGCTCTGTAAGGTAAGAGTCGGACTTATAGGGGatattaccgaaaaagggttttccccgctttgtatacaaagcaaccaaccaagacaaccaacgataggtgctggggcgaaaccagcacagtcacgcccaaaagaaaaaaaaagagaaaatacaagagaaacaaatgccgacaacggcggatcgacaaaaaaACAAAGAAGCCTCGTGGCCGCTGCATCCACCGGAGCTCGCCCACCAAGCTCCGAGCCTCTGAagcgccggtaccaatcaacacctccaagacgggacgcgacgatgacgacgctgatgccaagggtttcccccggtacgctgagaggagagaggaagggtagccccgacgcctTCCAGGAAGGtccgtgtaacacccacgatgcggctatatctcccacgtgtcgaggcacgactagaggcataaccgcatggtggttttgtcgcaagaagggtcatcttcacacaatcccatgtaatgaacaagaatgagaTAGAGaactggcttacaatcgccacttcacacaatgaacatataattcatacatcattcagagtacacacatagtccgactacggacgaagccaaaagaaaagaaaataacccaactgctagatccccgatcgtccgaactgggctccactactgatcaacatggaatgaaacatagcaacgaccaagatcttcgttgagctcccatttaagctcggttgcatcacctgcactggtatcatcggcacctgcaactgttgtgatagtatctggtgagtcacgaggactcagcaatctcaaaacccgcgagatcaagactatttgagcttatgggtaggaagtggtaatgaggtggagttgcagcaagcactaagcaaatatggtggctaacatacgcaagtaagagcgagaaaagaagcaacgcaacggtggagaagttagaagtgatcaagaactgatcctgaaactatttacgcacaatcataacacaaagaccgtgttcgcttcccggactccgccgaaaagagaccatcacggctacacacgcgattgatgcattttaattaagtcgagtgtcaagttctctacaaccggatattaacaaattcccatctgcccataaccgcgagcacggctctcaaaagtttataccctgcaggggtgtcccaacttagcccatcacaagctctcacgatcagcgaagaatattccttctcccggaaagacccgatcagtctcggaatcccggttacaagacatttcgacaatggtaaaacaaaaccagcaagaccgcccgatgtaccgacaaatcccgataggagtcgcacgtatctcgttctcagggcacatcggatgaaccagacatcgggttggcatagaccctggttgcccagggggcgccggacatcgctcggttcggaccaacactcggaggagcactggcccgggggggctaaaataaagatgaccctcgggaaggcgactccctagggaaaaatATAGGTCCTGGGTAGGCAAATGGAAAACaaaagttgggccttgctgaaggagttttattcaaagcgaactttcaaggggttcccataaacacgaccgcgtgaggaacgcaaaatcaaagaacataacaccggtatgacggaaactaaggcagcaagagtgaaacaaaacaccaggcaaaaggccgagccttccaccctttaccaagtatatagatgcattaattaaaataagagatattgtgatatcccaacataatcatgttccaacatggagcaatctttaacttcacttgcaactaacaacgctataagaggggctgagcaaaagcagtaacttagccaaacaacggtttgctaggaaaggtgggttagaggcttgacatggcaatatgggaagcatggtaaacaagtgataggtagcgcagcatagcgatagaacaaagcaactagcaagcaaagatagaagtgatatcgagggtaatggtcatcttgcctgagatctcgcaaggaagaacaacgagtccatgaagaagacaaacagacgtagtcgaacgaatcctcacaactccggaacgaaaccgaagctaacgagagaagcaaatcggaaagaatcaaacaacatgataaacacacaagcataaacatggcatgatgcgcaaacaagtatgttgcatgaccggtttaaaagcatggcaaagtgcaacaaacaatactacaagttaagtggagctcacgaaacaccacatttaattattaagttaactctcgtttatgtactcaacaatattaaatgttgttaaacatggcaagaggtgaagcataattaaactaacaatttaagcaagtttaaatgaggacggaaacacaaacaacaattccaaaaaatccccatatgttatttagcaatttaatgcaacaacaatttttaacatttttaaatgttgttatcgtgatgtggatgacatatgcaagttttatgcaattttatgaacatgttgacatgagcatgttatgaagcatttgtcactgtagtggaaagaaagggtgccacggcaacgacaatgaaaatggtgccacggcaacattccgatgacccgataactcatggagataccggtgtaaaaggaagtgtgacgtgagcgtgccatgcaaggatggtggggtgatcccggattcccaCAGGActgcggcatggcaaacgaggaggaacgtgcaaagacatctcggacacggtgcaaacacgagcatctcatacaacacatgcattcgttctcggaaggtcgtctcggcgggtataccttcgaagcgtgcgtttccggaacggatcaagtttgtcgagggaagtagtggtacttgcGGGTCgcagtggaagtagtcgttctcatgatggtagtggaagtagtggtataCGATGACCGttgaggtactcgcgatcttggcgacggtagttgttcacgggtcgtgGACGTTCCGGTCatgggtagaggtacttggcgcatCGTCGGGGTACTTGGCAAAATCTTGGAGAAGATGCTTGACGGTCCGGGTACGGGTCTTGGCGGTCTTGGCGACTCCAAGTGGCACCAGGCACACGACCACGGTCAACCCCACACGAGTGTACAGAGGCAAAACTTGGTGGTGCTGCACATACGCGGTTGCTAGAGGATGGATGACGCCGGGTCGAGGCTGCGTCTTGGCGGTTCAAGGAGGGTCGAATAGGAGCAGGGCGGAGCTCGTGATGGACGGGGAGCGCAGCCTGGAGGCAGCAGCAGCGGTTGGTGGCGTGTGCGGGCGGCGTGTGGAGGCGGAGCAGGGAACTTGGCGCGGCGGTGGCTTCACCTTGCAGAGGAGGTCGAGGCAGTCGGCCACCAGGGAGACGAAGGCGAGCTTGATGACGAGGCAGCCATGGTCGCTGGCGCGCGAGGAAGAGAAGAAGGAGGCGAGCGGGAGGTGGCTGGCGGAGGAGAGCATCTCACGCGCGGGGAAGGAGGTGACAGAGGCAGGGCTTGCCGGCAGCGTTGCAGCACGAGGACGGCGGCGTCGTCCTGCAGGCATCCATGGCGGTCGCGAGCAA
Coding sequences within:
- the LOC123077361 gene encoding receptor-like protein 19 — encoded protein: MSFRSPRLHFTLLLLTCYCSIKIAANGGNRTTVQCLPNQASSLLQLKHSFLKPNLSSWQQGTDCCHWEGVGCDRASGRVITLDLSDRNLQSTSGLSLALFNLTSLTNLSLSGNDFGLTSLHSFGFERLTELLSLNFSNTRLFGQIPIGIGHLQNLRTLDLPSHTDWPGYAHNDLYLRDPSFQTFVSKFCNLRDLYLDNVQIVNGGSTWSIALADSVPLLQNLIEGSSLGMLKLRDNHLHGILPENIGEGCMLQTIDLNNNQIEGKIPRSLCNCRNLEVLDIGSNQILDTFPSWLGEMSNLRILILRSNQLYGSIGGPGESDASSKGFSALQIIDLASNNFSGNLSSKWFDMLQRMTENSSEKGNALAFDSRFPGEYYQERLTFKGIDLTFTKILTTFKMLDFSNNTFDGPMPDSIGNLIALHGLNMSHNAFTGRILSKLGDLAQLESLDLSRNKLSGEIPRDQTSLTYLAVLNLSYNNLTGMIPEGQQFSLFTNSSFEGNEGLCGKPLSKQCNSSGTGTLNSSVSSQDSVGTIVLFVFVGSGFGVGFAVAVVLSVAFQAKRWNCNRFRSTSK